Proteins encoded by one window of Gambusia affinis linkage group LG17, SWU_Gaff_1.0, whole genome shotgun sequence:
- the LOC122819178 gene encoding calcium/calmodulin-dependent protein kinase kinase 2 has translation MFPCHVTPWPSAESPASCGSHAPSVQQSLPDLLCSCPAPPLNVHSETPSPDPMESLIVVTEYEPSQPPGEEEVEEMDSSETPEPASSAGAPFRTPSCDLLSHTVGRPDVLLPESQEQRGRLSLSDRKLSLQERSHTATSPCSSPGLNGRYIYPSLPYSPITSPHSSPRLPRRPTVESHSVSIIDLQDCVQLNQYKLKDEIGKGSYGVVKLAYNEDDNTYYAMKLLSKKRLLRQAGFPRRPPPRGTRAVPEGPAQHKGPLERVYQEIAILKKLDHPNVVKLVEVLDDPSEDHLYMVFELVKQGAVMEVPTDKPFSEEQARFYFRDLLRGIEYLHYQRIIHRDIKPSNLLVGEDGHIKIADFGVSNQFEGADALLTSTVGTPAFLAPETLSETRKNFSGKALDVWAMGVTLYCFVFGVCPFMDERILSLHQKIKTQPVVIPECANISDGLKDLLLKMLDKNPEARISVAQIKAHPWVTKHGAEPLPPEDDNCCLLIEVTEEEVENSVKHIPSLTTVILVRTMLRKRSFGNPFDLSRKEDRSGLSAPAQTFTKKESADGVRSMDLPYVGEDKALS, from the exons ATGTTTCCTTGTCATGTAACTCCTTGGCCCTCTGCTGAGTCTCCGGCGTCCTGCGGCAGTCATGCACCGTCAGTGCAGCAATCTCTCCCTGATCTGCTGTGCAGCTGTCCTGCCCCGCCTTTAAACGTGCACTCTGAGACACCGTCCCCAGACCCCATGGAGTCCCTCATTGTGGTGACAGAGTATGAACCAAGTCAACCACCtggagaggaggag GTGGAAGAAATGGACAGCTCTGAGACACCGGAGCCAGCTTCCTCAGCAGGAGCACCTTTCCGGACTCCATCCTGCGACCTGCTGTCCCATACAGTTGGTCGGCCCGATGTTCTGCTGCCTGAAAGCCAAGAGCAACGGGGCAGATTGAGTTTGTCTGACCGGAAACTCTCTCTGCAAGAACGCTCACACACTGCCACCTCACCCTGCAGTTCCCCTGGACTTAACGGGCGTTATATTTACCCGTCGTTACCTTACTCTCCCATCACATCGCCCCACTCCTCTCCACGCCTGCCCCGTCGACCCACTGTGGAGTCCCACAGCGTTTCCATCATAGATCTCCAG GACTGCGTTCAGCTCAACCAGTACAAACTGAAGGATGAGATTGGAAAG GGCTCTTATGGCGTTGTCAAGCTTGCTTACAATGAAGATGACAACACATATTAT GCGATGAAGCTTTTGTCCAAGAAGAGACTCCTGAGGCAGGCAGGGTTTCCAC GGAGACCACCTCCTCGTGGAACCAGAGCAGTCCCCGAAGGTCCAGCTCAGCATAAAGGGCCTCTGGAACGAGTTTATCAAGAGATAGCCATTCTTAAAAAACTCGACCATCCTAATGTGGTTAAACTAGTAGAG GTCTTGGATGACCCCAGTGAGGACCATCTGTACATGG TGTTTGAGCTGGTGAAGCAAGG ggcTGTGATGGAGGTGCCAACTGATAAACCCTTCAGTGAGGAACAGGCCCGCTTTTACTTCAGGGATCTGCTGAGAGGAATCGAGTACT TGCATTATCAGAGAATCATCCATAGAGACATCAAACCCTCTAACTTGTTGGTGGGAGAAGATGGACACATCAAGATTGCAGACTTTGGAGTTAGTAACCAGTTTGAAGGTGCCGATGCCCTGCTCACCAGCACAGTGGGAACACCTGCTTTCCTTGCTCCTGAAACACTTTCTGAGACCAGAAAAAATTTCTCTGGGAAG gcaTTGGATGTCTGGGCTATGGGAGTAACACTTTACTGCTTCGTCTTTGGAGTG TGTCCTTTCATGGATGAGCGCATTCTTAGTCTACATCAAAAAATCAAAACCCAGCCTGTGGTGATACCAGAATG TGCAAACATATCGGATGGCCTCAAagatttgttgttgaaaatgttggACAAGAATCCAGAGGCCAGAATATCAGTGGCACAAATAAAG GCTCATCCGTGGGTGACGAAGCATGGTGCCGAGCCTCTTCCTCCTGAGGATGACAACTGCTGTTTGCTGATTGAGGTCACTGAGGAAGAAGTAGAGAATTCTGTTAAACACATCCCAAGTCTGACTACAGTG ATTTTGGTGAGAACCATGTTAAGGAAGCGCTCCTTTGGGAATCCCTTCGACTTGAGCCGAAAGGAGGATCGCAGCGGTTTGTCTGCTCCAGCACAAACATTTAC GAAAAAAGAGAGTGCAGACGGAGTGAGAAGCATGGACCTTCCCTATGTAGGAGAAGACAAGGCTCTTTCCTGA